The candidate division TA06 bacterium genome segment AGTTATTAAATATTTTAAATATTTAACAGCAAATACTTTAATATATAAAGATGGTACATGGGAAATATCAACAAGCAATAGAGAAAATAATTTCATATCACGCTTTTTACAAGAGCCTGATGTAAAGGGTATTTGGAATAACCATGTTACGGAAAGCTATTTTATTTATCGGTATGCCAAAAATATATTTAATGATTATGAGTTGGAAGATTTAAAAAATATAATTACATCAAAGGTTGGTAACAGTGAAAGTAAAATCCATAGAATAATTGATAATGTATATACTGAGGGAAAAATAAATTCGTTTATTGATCAGATTAGATACGGTATTCCTAAAGGGGGTAATGATATAAATACATTAATAATTGCAATTTGCTCATACGGCAATAATATTAGTACAATAGATTTATATCGGCACTTATTTTATATTATTAATGAAAATATAGATAATATTGATTTAGGCATTGAATGCATCAAGAGGACAAATCATATTTATCTTACAAAGGACATCTATAATTTATTAATACTTAAAAATAAACGTGTTTTCCTTGGTGGTGATTTAAATAAAGAAAAAGAAATAAAAGAAGCATTTCAAAAAAGACTGACAAATTTGTTAATTGAAGGTGATAAAACGTTTTATTCTTACGGCATAAAATTAAATGAGAGTATAGAATACTTCACTTATTTAGAATCCAGTGAGAAAATTATTGAATATATGAATAAATTGTTAACAGTTGGTAGTGATTATGAGATAGAGCATCAATATGATATACTAATTAAACGTACTGATACTGATTTTATTAAAGATGCAATACCGTTGTTAATAGTTGAAAATTATGTCGATAAAATAAATGACCAAAGGAAGCAAACAAAACTGAAGGAGATATAAATGCGTCAGATCATCAAAACAGAAAAAGCCCCGGGCGCCATCGGGCCCTATTCCCAGGGAATCGAATTTGACAACAAGCTGGTCTTCACCTCCGGCCAGATCCCGCTGGACCCCAAGACCGGCCAGTTGGTCGAGGGCGACATCAAGGCCCAGACCAAACAGGTGATGGAGAACCTGAAGGCGGTGCTGGAGGCCGGCGGCTCAAATATGAAGAAGGTCATCAAGTGCACGGTCTTTATGGCCGACATGAACGACTTTGCCGCCATGAATGAGGTCTACGGCGAATACTTCCAGCAAGCGCCCCCGGCCCGCTCGGCCTTCCAGGTGGCCCGGCTGCCCAAGGATGCGAAGATCGAGATCGAAGCGATAGCGGAAATCTGACCACAGAATACTGTCAGCCAAAGCGGGTATACTCCTTTCCTAATCACTACTCACTATTCAATAGTCAGTAGACACTAAATGGTCAAAGTGAAAGGATGGAGTATGGGAGCAAAATGTTTTAACCAGGTATTGGTCTGGCAAAAAGCGCATCAATTGACGCTAAATGTTTACCGCTATACGGAGGGGTTCCCTCGAAGGGAAATATACTGTTTGATTTCCCAAATGAGACGGGCAATGATCTCTGTTCCGGCCAATATTGCCGAGGGTTTTAAGAAAAAGGGCAAGGCCGACAAACTGCGATACATGAACATCACCCAGGGGTCATTGGAAGAATCAAGATATTACCTGATCCTGGCCGGTGATCTGGGGTACGGCAATTCAGAAAACCTGCTGTTTTCTCTGGAAGAGGTCAGCAGGCTGCTGGAAGGCTATATTCAAGGCATCATCAAGAACATGGGGACATAGTTGTTAACAGAATAATTATCATTACTGGATAGTGTCTACTGTATAGTGGATACTCCTGGGAGTTGTAGTGCAAAGACACAAGATCATCCTGAACCCCAAGGCCCACGGCGGAGAGGCGGCCGGGCATGCCGAGCAGGTCAAGTCGCTGTTCACGGCCTACGGGTTGAACTTTGAGCTGGCCCTGACCGACCACGAGGGCGACGGGGCCAGGCTGGCCAAGGAGGCCATTGAACGCGGTTTTCAGATCATCGTTGCCGCCGGCGGCGACGGGCTGGCCGGCGAAGTGGCCGGGGCTTTGGTGGGCAGCCAGGCGGTGTTCGGCATGATACCCCTGGGCTCGGGCGACGATTTTGCCAAGTCGCTTAAGATCGGCCGTTCCATACCACAGGCGGTGGAGGCCATCAGGGACCGGCAGACCATGATGGTGGATGCCGGAACGGTCAGCTCGCCGCTGCCCGGAGGGCAGAAGCTGGAACGCTACTTTTTCAACTGCGTGGGCATAGGCCTGGACGGCGAGGTGATAATAGAGAAGCTGAAGATCAAGGGCCTGCGGGACCTGAAGCTGTATCTTTGGGCCACCGTCAAGGCCCTGCTGCGTTACAAGGGCCAGAAGATGTCCTTTGACTTCGGACAGGGCAAGGTCTGGCACCAGACGCTGGTGGCCGAGATCACCAACGGCAAGAGCGTGGGCGGCGGGTATTACCTGAACCCCGGGGCCAAGGTGGACGACGGCCTGCTGGACCTCTGCCTGATCCATAAACTTACCTGGCCGGAGTTCTTTATGCATGTTCCAAAGACATTCAAGGGAAGGCATACCGACATCCGCCAGGTGACCATGGGCAAATTGACCAGGGTCACGGTGGAGTCGGAAACCCCGATGTCGGCCCAGGTGGACGGAGAGCTGTGGCCTTATGTCAACCGGTTCGATATCTCCATCGTCCCCAGGGCCCTCCAGTGCATAGCGGGTAAGGATGATGTGGGGGATAAGTTAAAAAGTTTTTCCTGAGATCCTTGAGACTTGACGGATGGTGTTTTAGCTAAAGGTAGCGATAGCCTAAAGGCTATCGCTGGTTTCCATCAAGGCTTGTGCTGAGCGGTGCCGAAGTACCTCGGTGGAGGCCTACAGTATTAGTCTCAACGAGACTTGATGATATCCAGCGATGTCATTCATGGCATCGCGATGTTGATAAAAGATCAAAGACTATCAATAAACATTCCTGTTTAAATTGACGAATCCGGAAAAGGCCGGGGTGGTCGCAAAATGCGACCACCTAAAATATCGTGTAGAATAATAATGAATAAACGTTTATACATAATCAGCATTCTCCTTTTTCAGGTTCTCCTGGCCGGCTTAGTCCTGGCCCAGCCCAAGCCGCCCATGGCGCCGGTGGTGGCCTGGAGCGACAGCATCAACGGTTTCGTCCGTTCCGACGATTATCACTGGCTTAAAGAGCGGTCCGATCCCCGGGTCAAAAGATATCTGGAAGCCGAGAACGCCTACACCGATTCGGTGATGGCCCCCACCAGGGGCTTGCAGAAAAAACTGTACCGGGAGTTTCTGAACCGGATCAAGCAGACCGATCTATCGGTCCCGGTGAAGCGCGACAGTTTCTATTACTACTCCCGCACCGTCAAGGGCCAGGACTATTATATCTACTGCCGGAAGAAAGGGTCTCTCAAAGCCTCTGAAGAAATATTACTGGACGAGAACAAACTGGCTCGTGGACACTCCTACTATTCTATCGACATTACCGAGGTCAGCCCCGATCACTCCATCCTGGCCTATGCGGTGGACACCAGTGGAGCCTTTGTCTACGATGTGCATTTCAAGGATATGAAGGCCCGGAAGAACATTCCCGGCACCATTTCCGGCGTCAGGAACATCGTCTGGGCCAACGACAGCCGGACCGTTTACTACGAAGCCGTGGACAGCACCCAGCGCTCCGACCGGGTGTTCCGCCGCCGGCTGGGGGAGGGCCGGGACAGCCTGATCTACCATGAGACAGACCCCCGGTTCTGGGTAAGCATCAGCAAGACGTTTTCCCAGCAATACCTGTTCATCACCTCCGCCAGCAAGGAAGAGTCCGAGCTGCGCTATCTTAACGCCGGCCGGACGGAGGACAGCTTCAAGCTTTTCCGGCCCCGGCGCCAGAAGGTCGAATACTGGCTGGAACACCACGGCCCGGACTTCTACATCTTCACCAATGACAGCGCCCAGAACTACCGGCTGCTGAGGGCCCCAATCTCCGATCCCGCCGCCAAGAACTGGGTGGAAGTGATCCCGCACCGGCCCGATGTCCTGCTGGAAAACGTGCTGATGTTCCGGGATTTCATGGCTATTCAGGAACGGACGAACGGCTTAAGCGGGCTGAAGGTCATTAAATGGGGCGATACCACGGCGGCTGCGGTCCTGAAATTCCCGGAGCCGGCCTATTCCATCTACCCCTGGCAAAAATACGATTATAATTCCTCCAAGCTCCGCTATACCTACAATTCGCTGGTGACGCCGCCTTCGGTCTACGAATACGAGATGGACAACGGCACCTATCACCTGCTGAAAAGACAGGCAGTGCTGGGCGGATACGACCCCCGGCGCTATGTTTCGGAGAGGATATACGCCGCCGCTCCGGACGGGTCCCGCATCCCAATTTCGCTGGTCCGCCGCCGGGGATTGAAACTGGACGGCAGCAATCCCTGCTACCTTACCGGCTATGGCGCTTACGGAGATAATAATGATCCCTACTTCAGCTCCAGCCGGTTGAGCCTGCTGGACCGGGGCTTCGTCTATGCCGTGGCCCAGGTGCGGGGCGGCCAGGAGATGGGACGGGGCTGGTATCTGGACGGAAAACTCCTTAACAAAAAGAACTCATTCACCGATTTCATCGCCTGCGCGGAGCATCTGGTAAAACAGGGATTCACCTCTTCCAATAAATTGGTGATCAGCGGAGGCAGCGCCGGAGGACTGCTGATGGGGGCGGTGGTCAACAGCCGGCCCGATCTGTTCCGGGCCGCGGTGCTGGACGTGCCGTTCCTGGACGTCATCAACACAATGCTGGACCCCACCATTCCCCTGACCACCGCCGAATACCAGGAATGGGGCGATCCCCGGGATCCCCAGTATTACCGGTACATGCTTTCCTATTCGCCTTACGACAACATCCGGGCCCAGGACTATCCGGCCATGCTGGTAAGCACCGGCTGGAACGACGCCAACGTGGCCTATTGGGAGCCGGCCAAGTGGGTGGCCAAACTTCGGACCGCCAAAACAGACAGCAACCGCCTGGTGCTGAAGACCGATATGAAAAGCGGACACCACGGGCCTTCCGGCAGATACGGATATCTTAAGGACCTGGCCTTTGAATATGCATTCATATTGGATGTGCTGGGGATCAGGAAATAAACGAGAAATGATGCATAAGACAAAAGAACATAAAGGATGAAAGCACTATCGCTTCTCTCCGGAGGCCTGGACAGCATCCTGGCCGCCAGGACCGTTATGGAACAGGGCATTGAGGTCATCGGCCTCTGCTTTGTCACCCCGTTCTTCGGGCCGGAGCCGGCCCGCAAAGCCGCCGGCCAGCTGGGCATCAAATTGATCGAACACGATTTCACCGATGAATACTTCGAGATGATGAAGAACCCCCGCTACGGATTCGGCGGGAACATGAACCCCTGCATAGACTGTCACGGGATGATGTTAAGGACCGCCCACGGCCTGCTGGAGGAGCATGGGGCCTCGTTCCTGATAACCGGAGAGGTGATGGGGGAACGGCCCATGTCCCAGACCAAGGGAGGCTTGAATGCAGTGCTGAAACTTTCCGCCGACCGGGACCTGATCCTGCGCCCCCTGTCGGCCAAACTTCTGGCGCCCTCCAAACCGGAGCGGGAAGGCTGGGTGGACCGGGAAAGACTCCACGACTTTTCAGGACGGGGCCGCAAGCGGCAGGAGGAACTGGCCAAAAGTTTCGGGATAAAGGATTATCCCCAGCCGGCCGGCGGCTGCCTGCTGACCGAGCCCAACTATTCCACCCGGCTTAAAGAACTGCTTAAGCACGAAGGCCTGGTGAGGAGGGATGTGGAACTGCTGGCCGCCGGGCGGCATTTCAGGATCGCCCCCAACGTAAAGCTGGCGGTGGGGCGCAACAAGGCGGAGAACGAAGTTCTGCTGAAAATGGCCGGGGAGGATGTCATGATCATTCGCCCCGATCACACCATCAAAGGCCCGGTGAGTCTGCTGCGGGGAAGACCGGATGAGGCCGGGCTGGCCCTGGCCCTGCAGATAGTGGCCCGGTACTGCGATGTTAAGATCGATGAAAAGCTAAGCCTTAACATTTATTCAGGCAAGGATCAGATGAAAACCATGGAAACGGTAAAACCTGCCGAGCAGGAAGTGAACGGTTACATGATATGAAAAAAATAATTCTGATAATTTCCCTATGGTTGCTGCTCCTCACACCTGCCCTGGCCCAGCAGGACACTACATTCAAGAAACCTCACCGCTCGGCCTTTCTGGCGGTTTCATTTTCTGCCGTGATCCCGGGAGGCGGGCAGTTGTATACCCAGAATTACCTGAAAGCGGCCGGGTTTGCCGGGGCACTTGGCTATGTGGGATATAATTGGTATAAATATGACCAAGATTACATGAATTCCAGCTGGGCCGAAGAGGACTATTATTACCAGAAACGCCGCAAGTACATGTTGTGGACCATTGGTGTCTGGCTGGGTTCGCTGGCTGACGCCTATGTCAGCGCCCACCTGTACAAATTCAACCAGAACTCCGAACCGCGGATAACTTTTGTGATCGACCGGAATAAGCTGGCTCTGGCGGGACGGTTTTGACCCAACCCTTTCACCCCTTCCCGCATCGGGAAGGGGCCGGGGGTTAGGTCGGAAAAACCATACTTACAAATGCATCCCATCTTGAATACAAGGAGAACCTAATGCCGATAACAACCAACTTAATTCTTCTGGGCTTCGGGCTGTTCCTGGCCTTCGCAGTCTTATGGCTGTTCCTGAGGGGCTTAAGCCGCTGGAAGTTCTTCCAAAGCCTGGGCCTGGTGCTGAACATCAGCGGGCTGTACGTGGCTTTCCGGCTCTTTTTGCATTGGGGTCATATTCCCTTGAAAACGCAGACCCATACCCTGGTTCTTTCCATCGGGGTGTTTTTGGGATTCTATCTGGCCATCAAGATCTTCGAATACCTGGGATTTGACCTGTTGCTTTCCCACAGCAGAAAGGCCCAGGTACCGCTGCTGTTGCGGGACATCATGCGCTGGATGCTGGCTATACTGGTGTTCTTCATCATCCTCAAGGTGAACCTGGGGGTCAACCTGGGGCCGCTGTTTGCCACCTCGGCCGCTTTGACCTTCATCCTGGGCATCGCCATGCAGGACGTGCTGGGCAATCTGTTCGCCGGGATCGCCCTGAACCTGGAACGGCCCTTTGCCATCGGCGACTGGGTGATGATCAACAACCAGGAGGGGCAGGTGGAGAACATGACCTGGCGGGCCACCCGGCTTAAGACCTTCACCGACGACTACGTGATCATTCCCAACGCCTCCATCGCCAAGAACGAGATCATCAACTACAGCCATCCCACCCCCATCCACGCCCGGGAACTGGTGATCGGCGTTCCCTACACCGCCGCGCCCAGCCTGATCAAGCAGGTGATCTCCGGGGCCATGACCGAAGCCCACGGGGTGATCAAGGATCCCCAGCCCCGGGTCTGGCTGAAGGAGTACGACGACTATACCATCAACTACCGGGTCAAATTCTGGATCGACGATTTCGGAGACCTGTATGAGATCGAGGACGACGTGATGAGCCGGATCTGGTACCATTTCAAGCGCCACGGCATTGAATTCCCCTATCCCATCAGCGACGTCCGGGTGACCCCGGCCAAGGTCCGGGAACCGGAGGAACTGCGCCGGGCGGAAGAACAGCAGGCCGGCCTGTATCTCAAACAGGTGCCGCTCTTCGCCGCCATTCCCGAAAAGGACCTGAAAAGGCTGGCCGCCAGCCTGCAGGCCAAGACCTTTGCGGCCGGCGAGCATCTGGTGCGGCAGGGCGATGAGGGCGGGTCGTTTTACATCATCAAGCAGGGAAAGGTGGAGGTGCTGGTGGCCGATCCCGAAGGCCGCCAGACCAGGGTGGCCGAACTGGAAACGGGCAAGTTCTTCGGCGAGATGTCCCTGCTGACCGGGGAGAAGCGCAGCGCCTCGATCCGGGCCGTCGGGGACGTGGAGGTGCTGGCGGTGGAGAAGAAGGACATCAGCCCGATACTGACGGCCAACCCCAAGATAGCCGAATCGCTTTCCAAGATGATCGAGCAAAGGCAGAAGGAGAACCTGGAGCGGATCGCCAAGTCCCGGGCCATCTCCGAGGAGGAGCGGCGGGCCGCCAGCTCGGCCAGCATTCTGAAGAAGATCCGAAATTTCTTCGCGATGTAAAACGAGAGGATTGCTTTTACCACGATTGCGCCCCGCCACACTTCGACTGCGGCTTAAGCATGCTCTGTCCGGCGGCTCAGTGTCCGGCGGGGCTATAGCGCGCAGTAACTGAAACACGGAATTCAGAAAAGTTTTTTCCTGCATTCATGGATTCCTAATAAAAGGTCCAAGGATATCGAATTCAAATTACAAAATAAGTCAGGCGAGGCCCGGCGGGGCACAGTTACCACCGCCCACGGCCAGATTCAGACCCCGGCCTTCATGCCGGTGGGCACCCAGGGCACAGTCAAGTCCCTGACCCCCCGGCATCTGAAGGACATCGGATCCCAGATCATTCTGGGCAACGCCTACCACTTATATCTGCGGCCGGGCCAGGAACTGGTGAAGAAGGCCGGCGGACTTCATAAGTTCATGGGCTGGGACCGTCCCATCCTCACCGACTCCGGAGGCTTTCAGGTGTTCAGCCTGGCCGAGCTCCGCAACATCAGGGAGGAGGGGGTCAGCTTCCAGTCGCACATAGACGGCTCTTCCCACCTGTTCACCCCGGAAAGCGTGATGCGGCTGGAGGCCGATCTGGGGGCGGACATCATCATGTGCTTTGACGAATGCATTCCCTATCCCGCCACTTTGGAATATGCCGAGCGCTCCACCGGCCGCACCATCCGCTGGGCCCGGCGCTGCCGTGACGAGTTCCTGGCGCTCAATTCCGGCCAGGCTTTGTTCGGCATCGTCCAGGGCGGGACCTACCCGGAGCTGCGCCAGCGGAGCGCGGAAGAACTGGTGGAGATCGGCTTTGAGGGATACGCCATCGGCGGGCTGGCCATCGGCGAACCCAAGGAGCAGACCTGGGAGGCCATTACCACCGCGAACTCCGTGCTGCCGGAGGAAAAACCCCGTTACATGATGGGGGTGGGCTTTCCCGAGGACATCATCCAGGGGGTCTCTTTGGGAGTGGACATGTTCGACTGCGTGATGCCCACCCGCAACGCCCGCAACGGCTCGCTGTTCACTTCTTCCGGCCGGCTGGCCATGCGCAACGCCAAACATTTTGACGACTTTGCCCCGGTGGACCCGGAATGCGACTGCTATCTCTGCCAGAACTTTTCCCGGGCCTATCTCCGGCACCTGTACATGTCAGACGAGATCCTGGCCTCAACCTTAGGGACGATGCATAACCTCAGGTTTTATCTAAGAATGATGGAGGATATGCGCCTGGCCATTGAAGAACAAAGATTTGATGAGTGGCGTAAAGAATTCATGGGCAAATATTATAACAATGATGGGGCCA includes the following:
- a CDS encoding RidA family protein — protein: MRQIIKTEKAPGAIGPYSQGIEFDNKLVFTSGQIPLDPKTGQLVEGDIKAQTKQVMENLKAVLEAGGSNMKKVIKCTVFMADMNDFAAMNEVYGEYFQQAPPARSAFQVARLPKDAKIEIEAIAEI
- a CDS encoding four helix bundle protein — translated: MGAKCFNQVLVWQKAHQLTLNVYRYTEGFPRREIYCLISQMRRAMISVPANIAEGFKKKGKADKLRYMNITQGSLEESRYYLILAGDLGYGNSENLLFSLEEVSRLLEGYIQGIIKNMGT
- a CDS encoding diacylglycerol kinase family lipid kinase — protein: MQRHKIILNPKAHGGEAAGHAEQVKSLFTAYGLNFELALTDHEGDGARLAKEAIERGFQIIVAAGGDGLAGEVAGALVGSQAVFGMIPLGSGDDFAKSLKIGRSIPQAVEAIRDRQTMMVDAGTVSSPLPGGQKLERYFFNCVGIGLDGEVIIEKLKIKGLRDLKLYLWATVKALLRYKGQKMSFDFGQGKVWHQTLVAEITNGKSVGGGYYLNPGAKVDDGLLDLCLIHKLTWPEFFMHVPKTFKGRHTDIRQVTMGKLTRVTVESETPMSAQVDGELWPYVNRFDISIVPRALQCIAGKDDVGDKLKSFS
- a CDS encoding S9 family peptidase codes for the protein MNKRLYIISILLFQVLLAGLVLAQPKPPMAPVVAWSDSINGFVRSDDYHWLKERSDPRVKRYLEAENAYTDSVMAPTRGLQKKLYREFLNRIKQTDLSVPVKRDSFYYYSRTVKGQDYYIYCRKKGSLKASEEILLDENKLARGHSYYSIDITEVSPDHSILAYAVDTSGAFVYDVHFKDMKARKNIPGTISGVRNIVWANDSRTVYYEAVDSTQRSDRVFRRRLGEGRDSLIYHETDPRFWVSISKTFSQQYLFITSASKEESELRYLNAGRTEDSFKLFRPRRQKVEYWLEHHGPDFYIFTNDSAQNYRLLRAPISDPAAKNWVEVIPHRPDVLLENVLMFRDFMAIQERTNGLSGLKVIKWGDTTAAAVLKFPEPAYSIYPWQKYDYNSSKLRYTYNSLVTPPSVYEYEMDNGTYHLLKRQAVLGGYDPRRYVSERIYAAAPDGSRIPISLVRRRGLKLDGSNPCYLTGYGAYGDNNDPYFSSSRLSLLDRGFVYAVAQVRGGQEMGRGWYLDGKLLNKKNSFTDFIACAEHLVKQGFTSSNKLVISGGSAGGLLMGAVVNSRPDLFRAAVLDVPFLDVINTMLDPTIPLTTAEYQEWGDPRDPQYYRYMLSYSPYDNIRAQDYPAMLVSTGWNDANVAYWEPAKWVAKLRTAKTDSNRLVLKTDMKSGHHGPSGRYGYLKDLAFEYAFILDVLGIRK
- a CDS encoding tRNA 4-thiouridine(8) synthase ThiI; translation: MKALSLLSGGLDSILAARTVMEQGIEVIGLCFVTPFFGPEPARKAAGQLGIKLIEHDFTDEYFEMMKNPRYGFGGNMNPCIDCHGMMLRTAHGLLEEHGASFLITGEVMGERPMSQTKGGLNAVLKLSADRDLILRPLSAKLLAPSKPEREGWVDRERLHDFSGRGRKRQEELAKSFGIKDYPQPAGGCLLTEPNYSTRLKELLKHEGLVRRDVELLAAGRHFRIAPNVKLAVGRNKAENEVLLKMAGEDVMIIRPDHTIKGPVSLLRGRPDEAGLALALQIVARYCDVKIDEKLSLNIYSGKDQMKTMETVKPAEQEVNGYMI
- a CDS encoding mechanosensitive ion channel is translated as MPITTNLILLGFGLFLAFAVLWLFLRGLSRWKFFQSLGLVLNISGLYVAFRLFLHWGHIPLKTQTHTLVLSIGVFLGFYLAIKIFEYLGFDLLLSHSRKAQVPLLLRDIMRWMLAILVFFIILKVNLGVNLGPLFATSAALTFILGIAMQDVLGNLFAGIALNLERPFAIGDWVMINNQEGQVENMTWRATRLKTFTDDYVIIPNASIAKNEIINYSHPTPIHARELVIGVPYTAAPSLIKQVISGAMTEAHGVIKDPQPRVWLKEYDDYTINYRVKFWIDDFGDLYEIEDDVMSRIWYHFKRHGIEFPYPISDVRVTPAKVREPEELRRAEEQQAGLYLKQVPLFAAIPEKDLKRLAASLQAKTFAAGEHLVRQGDEGGSFYIIKQGKVEVLVADPEGRQTRVAELETGKFFGEMSLLTGEKRSASIRAVGDVEVLAVEKKDISPILTANPKIAESLSKMIEQRQKENLERIAKSRAISEEERRAASSASILKKIRNFFAM
- the tgt gene encoding tRNA guanosine(34) transglycosylase Tgt, with the translated sequence MEFKLQNKSGEARRGTVTTAHGQIQTPAFMPVGTQGTVKSLTPRHLKDIGSQIILGNAYHLYLRPGQELVKKAGGLHKFMGWDRPILTDSGGFQVFSLAELRNIREEGVSFQSHIDGSSHLFTPESVMRLEADLGADIIMCFDECIPYPATLEYAERSTGRTIRWARRCRDEFLALNSGQALFGIVQGGTYPELRQRSAEELVEIGFEGYAIGGLAIGEPKEQTWEAITTANSVLPEEKPRYMMGVGFPEDIIQGVSLGVDMFDCVMPTRNARNGSLFTSSGRLAMRNAKHFDDFAPVDPECDCYLCQNFSRAYLRHLYMSDEILASTLGTMHNLRFYLRMMEDMRLAIEEQRFDEWRKEFMGKYYNNDGATSL